A region from the Mustela erminea isolate mMusErm1 chromosome 2, mMusErm1.Pri, whole genome shotgun sequence genome encodes:
- the MAB21L2 gene encoding protein mab-21-like 2, with the protein MIAAQAKLVYQLNKYYTERCQARKAAIAKTIREVCKVVSDVLKEVEVQEPRFISSLSEIDARYEGLEVISPTEFEVVLYLNQMGVFNFVDDGSLPGCAVLKLSDGRKRSMSLWVEFITASGYLSARKIRSRFQTLVAQAVDKCSYRDVVKMIADTSEVKLRIRERYVVQITPAFKCTGIWPRSAAQWPMPHIPWPGPNRVAEVKAEGFNLLSKECYSLTGKQSSAESDAWVLQFGEAENRLLMGGCRNKCLSVLKTLRDRHLELPGQPLNNYHMKTLLLYECEKHPRETDWDEACLGDRLNGILLQLISCLQCRRCPHYFLPNLDLFQGKPHSALESAAKQTWRLAREILTNPKSLDKL; encoded by the coding sequence ATGATCGCCGCTCAGGCCAAGCTGGTTTACCAGCTCAATAAATACTACACTGAGCGCTGCCAAGCGCGCAAGGCGGCCATCGCCAAGACCATCCGAGAGGTCTGTAAGGTGGTCTCGGACGTGCTAAAGGAAGTGGAGGTACAGGAGCCTCGCTTCATCAGCTCCCTGAGCGAGATCGATGCCCGCTACGAGGGGCTGGAGGTCATCTCGCCCACGGAATTCGAGGTGGTGCTCTACCTAAACCAGATGGGCGTCTTCAACTTCGTGGACGACGGCTCCCTGCCCGGCTGCGCCGTGCTCAAACTGAGTGATGGACGCAAGCGGAGCATGTCTCTCTGGGTCGAGTTCATCACGGCGTCCGGCTACCTCTCAGCGCGCAAGATCCGCTCACGTTTCCAGACCCTGGTGGCTCAGGCGGTGGACAAGTGCAGCTATCGGGATGTGGTCAAGATGATCGCAGACACCAGCGAGGTCAAGTTGCGCATCAGGGAGCGCTATGTGGTGCAAATCACCCCTGCGTTCAAGTGTACCGGTATCTGGCCTCGCAGCGCGGCACAGTGGCCTATGCCCCATATCCCGTGGCCCGGCCCCAATCGAGTGGCGGAGGTCAAGGCCGAAGGGTTCAACTTGCTGTCGAAGGAGTGCTACTCACTGACGGGCAAGCAGAGCTCTGCGGAGAGCGATGCCTGGGTGCTACAGTTCGGGGAGGCTGAGAATCGCCTGCTGATGGGCGGCTGCCGAAACAAGTGTCTCTCGGTTCTGAAGACGCTGCGGGACCGCCACCTGGAGCTGCCAGGCCAGCCGCTCAATAACTACCACATGAAGACGCTGCTGCTGTATGAGTGCGAGAAACACCCGCGGGAAACGGACTGGGACGAGGCGTGCCTAGGCGATCGGCTCAACGGCATCCTGCTGCAGCTCATCTCCTGCCTGCAGTGCCGCCGCTGCCCTCACTACTTTCTGCCCAACCTCGACCTTTTTCAGGGCAAGCCCCATTCGGCCCTGGAGAGCGCTGCCAAGCAGACCTGGAGGTTGGCCAGGGAAATTCTCACCAATCCCAAAAGCCTGGACAAACTATAG